One Conger conger chromosome 7, fConCon1.1, whole genome shotgun sequence genomic window, TTTTATAGTTTCTTCTTTTTGACTCTGCACCATGAACAATTGtgttggtgtgaatgtgtttgtacaaACATGGATTTTATTCACTTCTCACCATAGTTCTTGCtcttattttttccccacttcaAGCACTGATTAGAATACACTTTAATGCCTATTATTCCCGTTTGCATTTTGCATGACGTTTAAGCGTAGTTAAACCGATGAAATGTCTCCAATATCTCGCCCCTGCACAGGTGAATACCTTCCAGTGCGTACTCATTTCTGATGGTGTCTTATTCTTTGCCATGTTTAACTACGGAGAAATAACATGGAGCACTGGAACGGCCAGTGGGGGGGACCCCCTGACTGGATTGGGTGGCACCACAGCACAGGTAACGGGATGGAATATTCCACAATATTCCAAGAAAAATATGTAGTTTATATTTTCCCCTGGACAGTAGTATTTTGTTGTCGTGAGGATCAGTTAGGCTATTTGTCttacaattaattattaaaactgATTAAGAATTGATTTAAGTGTTTCTATGTGTTTCTAAATTCAGCTTTCTACCTCCTCTCGCCTTCATcattcctctcccctctcctctccagtcaGGTTTCAATGGTGGTGACATCAGCCATTTCTTTAATCTTCCGGGGTCACGCTCAAATGACGTCGTCAACATCGAGCTGACCACCAATGTCAACATGCCGGGGCGCTGGATCTTTCGCATTGACACAGATCAGATAGACCCAGCAAACGGCTGTAGCTTCAATGGTAAAAAACATCTTATCATTGCAATGAATGTGAGCCATCCTCCTGTTATTCATACATTGAAAATAGTTTTGATGGTGTGGTATTATAGAAGCCTGGATTTTCTCTCAGAGAAGTGCATTCTTCTTTTCATCATATGGACAAAAGCAACTTTGAAATAATCAATGTCCATCTGTCAAAGTTTCTGCTCCTTTACCACAACCATtattgttttctgcatttcttGCCACATTGCCACTTCGGTGTTAGCACAACCATAAAATCAGAATCTGTGACCCCCACTGGCATAGAGCATAAAGCCGCAatgaatatacacacatttgTATGAGGTGCCGTGTTCAGCTGTGGTTTGATTTTGGCCGTGTTTGCCTGGAAGTAATTCAAGAATATACTTCCAGGAcagaaacatacatacaaaaacaataacataaAAAAGTCAAGGCTAAAGCTATAGCTTCATACAATAAATTTGAATTATGACACATAAAAGCTTATTTAAAAAGGAAAGTTTTGAGTGCAGCCTAAAAAGTGTAAATTGAGGGGAGGCTGCCCAGCAGAGCACACTTTCTCCTGTTCTCCATTTGTCCTGTCATAATCTAACCTAAATTTGTCTTCCACCACAGGGCGCTTTTACCGGCGTGGGGAGGTCTTCTGGCTGTCGGATCAGTGCTCCCAGCGGTGCCGCTGCCTGGATTTGGGGAACGAGGTGATCTGCCAGGAGGCGCTGTGTGGCCAGTTGGAGACCTGCGAGCAGCTGGAGGGGGCGTACCACTGCCAGCCCACGAGGACCAGCACCTGCGTGGTGTTTGGCGACCCGCACTATCACACCTTCGACGGCTTCCTGTACCACTTCCAGGGCACCTGCTCCTACCTGCTGGCGCGGCCCTGCTGGGAGGTGCCGGGACTGCCCGCCTTTAGCGTGGAGGCCAAGAACGAAAACCGCGGGGTGCCGTCCGTCTCCTGGCTGCGTGACATCACCGTGGAGGTGTACGGCCACCGAGTCACCTTACCAAAGGGAACTCTGGGCACTGTGCAGGTGAGGCACCTGCATCTCACACAGTAAAAGGTCAGAACTGAAATATGCTGTAGGGTCCTTCAGTGTAAAAGGAACAGATTCAAGCACTCCTTTATCCCCTCAAACTGTTTAACAACATTAAGTGGGACGGTATTCATTATAACGTCTAATGAATGGGGCTTGATGAAAGCATTTGAAGGACAGTTCAGGGAGATCATGTTTAAATATCTGTTGCAGGTGATATGTAGTGCATTTATACAGTAGCATTTCCAAGACACAATTTTCCATTGAGAACACATTTCACCTAaggaataaaaaagaaaatcttgaGTCTTGATGCttaaaatgctcagtgttaaCTGTAACATAGTTTATGTGAGTCCAAGGTGGACCAAATTAAAACATACTCTATCAGCGTGTATTTCATACTGGATATTGTATTGTGCATAGGTCATGCACCTGTTGTTGGACAAAAAACTCCCCACCAAAGCACTCACCAAAGCACTGCCAGTTCTTTTGGTAGCTGTTTTGTTCACTGAGCACACATTTTTCAGTTGTTCAGCTAACACTTACAAACTTTTTTTGCAAGCAGCAAAAAGTTTCAATTTGTTTGCTTCTGAATGTTAGAAGGCTTTCACCTTGTTGAACACACGTCCGATCTCTTGCAGGTAGACGGTTTGATGAAGACGTTGCCAGTGCAGCTGCAGCTAGGAGCTGTGCGCGTGTACCAATCAGGTGTAGCGGTAGCCCTGGAGGCGGACTTTGGGCTGCTGGTGACATACGACGGGCAGCACTACGCCTCCATCTCGCTGCCGAGTTCCTTCTTCAACAACACCTGCGGCCTCTGCGGTAACTACAACGACGACCCCGCCGATGACCCCGTCCTGCCCGACGGCTCCCTGGCGGAGACGGTGGTGGAGCTGGGCGGCGGTTGGCATGTGGAGGACGCGGACTGGCGCTGCACGGACGGCTGCGCCCACAACTGCAGCCTCTGCGACCCCGCCATCGAATCTTTCTACTTCCGGCCCGACTACTGCGGCATAATCAACAAGACGGACGGGCCATTCAGGGACTGCCGCAGCGTGGTGGACCCCACCGCCTTCGTCTACAGCTGCGTCTACGACATGTGCAGCAATCGAGACAACATCACCACACTCTGTCAGGCCATACAGGCCTACGCCCTGGCCTGCCAGGCCCTGGGGGTCACCATCCGCTCCTGGAGGTCACGCTCCTTCTGTGGTGAGTCTTATGAATGGGGCaataacacaagcacacatcatTATGAGAAGAGGCCTTTCAGCCAATCTTAATTTTCCTAAAGTCTAGAGTGGGGGTAGtcgaccctggtcctggagtgccagtgaCATTTCCGTTTTTTGTTCCATCTGTGCAAGAACAAGAGTCGGATAATTTCAATTATTATTCCAGGTATGTAGATATAATTACGGGTTTGGATGGAGCAAAAACCAGGACAATCTCTGGCACTCGAGGGGCTGGGTTGCCTGAGAGAGCACtcagcactgtatcaagcctagACTTTAGCACCCCCATTATATGTTGAAAATTTTGATGcaggatttttatttatgtatcaaACTAAACGAAATAGAGATGCAAGGTATTTTAAGACGGATGTAAAACGGCTAATCTTACCATTCTCGTCCTAACACGACGTCAGCTCTGACGTGCCCGGAGTTCAGCAGGTACCAAGTGTGCACCAGCAGCTGCCCGGCATCGTGCTCAGACCTGACCTCTCACCTCTACTGCGTCCACCCGTGCACCGAGGGGTGCCAGTGTGACGAGGGCTACGTCCTGAGCGGCAACCGCTGCGTCCGCCGGGAGGACTGCGGCTGCGAGCGGGACGGGCTCTACTACCCCCAAAACGAGTCCTTCTGGGCGGGGTCGCCCGGGGAGTGCTCCCAGCGCTGCCACTGCGGCCCCGAGGGCGAGATCTCCTGCTTTGACGACTCGTGCGGGGACGGGGAGGTGTGCGCGGCCGAGCTGGGCTGGCTGGGCTGCTACCCCCGCAGGGAGAGCACCTGCGTCCTGTCCCAGAGCCAGGTGCTGTCCACCTTCGACGggacctccctctccttccccgaCGAGAACTCCTACTTCCTGGTGAAGTCCTgcgggatgggggtggggtctGGGGCGGCGGCCCGAAACCTCTCCACCCTGGAGGTGAAGATCGGCCGCAAGCTGATGAACAAAGGCCCAGGCTGGGTGCGGCCCGTGGTGGCCAGGGTGGGGGCCCTGGAGGTGCAGCTGGGAGGCTCAGATTTTAACGTGGTCAAGGTTAGTGCCTTCTACCTGCTTAGAAAAGCACCAAGGCAAAAAACAATCATCCATAGCAAATAGAATGCTTTATTAATGCATTTATAACAGCAGTGAGAAtggaaaacatttattcatattcagtATCATTGTTGATGATTaatcaaacacaaataaatagtaCACAAATTAATCtatacatttatgaatattttccTGTACATTAACAATATAGTGATATAGTTATTATAATATATGTTCATGTCACCGCAGCTAAACTCAGAGCCCATCCAGCTGCCGTACGTACACCCCCTGGAGACCCTGCTGGTGTACCGCGCCCCCGGAAACGCCACGGTGGTGGAGTGGACCGGCCTGGTGAGGGTGCAGTACGCACGGCACGGCCTGCTCAACGTCACCATCTCCACGCGCTACTACAACGCCACCTGCGGCCTGTGCGGCTATCCCAACGGCAACGGCTCCGACGACCTGCGCCTGCCCAACGGCCGGCAGGCCGAGAACGCCGAGCTCTTCGCCGAGGGCTGGCGCGCCATCGCCGACGACCTGACCTGCAATGGGGACTGCGACGACCTGTACCGCGTGTGCGTGGACCTGCGCCTCTACCAGAGCCCCTGGCTCTGCGGGAACATCAACGAGCCCAGCAACAGCTCCTTCCTGGCCTGCCACGACGCTgtcagcccctcccccttcttccGCAACTGCCTGTACAACATGTGCGTGCGCGAGGGCAACCGCTCCGCCCTCTGCTCCTCCCTGCAGGCCTACGCGTCCGCCTGCCAGGACGCCCAGATCAACCTGGGTGCCTGGAGAAGTGCCACCAGCTGCCGTACGTGCCCTTCCGTGCGCTCAAGGGTCTACTTAAACACCAACTCATAGAGAAATTCACGTCATAATTAATTATCgcaatgtattatatttattaggAGTTCCTTATTATTTACCAATTTGTTGTGAATGTATGAAATtcacagcctgtagcgtagtggttaaggtatatgactgggacccacaaggtcggtggtttgatccccagtgtagccacaataagatccgtacagccctTGACCATGAacaagggcccttaaccctgaattgctccagggggaggattgtctcctgcttagtctaatcaactgtatgtcgctttggataagccaaatgacatgtaatgtagttAACTTCATGTAGAAATATTCAATGAGATTTCAATCAGATGAGCAGAAAAGATACTGTCAGACGAGAAAACAATCTACATTCTCACAAATTGAGAGTGGATGTTGTGGAAATAGGACTGAACTACAAGCATGATAGGTTGATGCAAATTGGGATTTAGCTTCCAAATATGGGAAACAATTCAGGTTTTTTTCAATGCATAATGTAGTTACTTTACTAATAGTTTATTTATTATGCACTTATAAACTGCACAGCACGCCATCTCCACGCGTTACTACAACGCGTTTGCACTGCAGTTCATAAGTTCTAAATTGTTCAAAATTGTTATTCAGGCATGGATGAGCAGCATTAAGTACATGCTCAGCCATTTTTCTTTTGATTAGTTTATACCTCCTGCAAAGCTACTTCAACCTAGGTGTTTGGTTTTTTGTAACACAATCAGTTTTGTTTTCGTCAGTAAGAGTGAATGATAAACAGAACAGCAGCTCATGAAAGGGTAACGCCTTGCTTGCCAGTCAGGCTCTCATTTCCCCCCGTCTGTTCTctgcagccctgccctgccctgagaACAGCCATTTTGAAGAGTGCACCAGCGCCTGCCCGATAACCTGCACCGACCTGGAGCCAGAGAGGCCCTGCCCGCTCCCCTGCTCCGAGGGCTGCCAGTGCGAGGACGGCTACGCCCTGAAGGAGGGCCTGTGCGTCCCCAAGAGCGACTGCGGCTGCCAGCACCGGGGCCGGCACATGGCCACCAACGAGACCTTCTGGATGGACTGGGAGTGCCAGGAGCGCTGCTTCTGCAACGGCTCCGACAACCGCGTCTACTGCCACATCGCCCCCTGTGGCACGCAGGAGTACTGCACGGAGAACAGCGGGCTGTACTTCTGCCAGCCCCGCACCGAGGCGGTGTGCAGCGCGGCGGGATACGGCCACTTCCTGCCCTTCGGGGGGATGCCCTTTGAGCTCCAGAGCAGCTGCTCCCTTCGGCTGCTGACCACCAACTGCGGGAGGGAGGGGTACGGAGAGGGGGCCGGCGGAGGGCTAGAAGAAGAGGACTCGGATGGGGGTGAAGTCTTCCCGCATTTCGTGCTGTCGGCGAGGAACGAGGACCGCGACACGGGACAAGCCATCTGGGTCAAGGGGTTCGTCCTGGAGGTGTACGATTACGAGATCGAGGTCTCTCGCAGTTACAAACACACTATTACGGTAAGCCAGTCAAAAGCAATTCCAATATTCCAAGCCTTTTTCTGCAACACATGCCATTATTGGAATGAGCTTGCAGGCTGAAAGCATAATTGCTCATAATGCAGTCTGGTTCAGCCAACACCTTCAGTATTTATTACAGGTTTACTGTAATAAATTGCACTGACTACACTACATCTAACAGTTTATTCTGGAACACATTTGCCACTTACTTACGGCACTAtatcctccatctccctcctgcATCTATAATGATAATTATACTTATTTTGTAGCCTTATGAACTGACTATTACTACTATGTACTAAGGGCGTGGCATCATCTCTGCTTACTGCATAAAAAAATCACTGAATTGAGAGAGACTGGCATACTCAAATACTTGAGTGTATACATAGCTCATACAGCAGGTAAAGGGTGTTGCTGTGACTGAAGCTGAACTCCTTTTTCCTCTCCACAGGTGAACAAGGAGCGCCTGTACCTTCCTCTCAAGCTGGGCCCTGGGAGAATCAACATATTCATGTTGGGGCTGCAGCTCGTTCTGGAGACAGACTTTGGGCTGAAGGTGGCCTTTGACTGGAACACCCTGTTGCTGCTGACCATCCCGCGCAGCCTCCAGAACGCCACCTGTGGGCTGTGCCAGGGACTGCCCCCCGCTCCCCCGCTCTTCACCCCCACCGACTGGGGCATGGCCTGGGCGGAGAGGGACAACTTCTGCCAGGTGGGCTGCGGGGACACCTGCCCCCGCTGCGGCCTCGTGGAGCGGGGGCTGGCCGCTGACAGCGACCTGGTGACGGAGAACGGCAACGGCAACGGCAACGGAAACAACAATGGCAACGGCAATGGCAACAACAACGAAAACCCAGGCAGCAGGTTTCACCTGGGAGAAGGCCTGTATGGTTACGTGGAGCCCGAAGCGGTCAAGTTGTGCGGGCTGATCGTTGACCGTAGAGGGGTGTTCTCCCGTTGCCATAGCAAAGTGCCTCCTGCCTACTTCTACCAGAGCTGTCTGCAGGACACCTGTATGGACCAGGGAGCTCAGGAAACCATCTGCAACTGGCTGCAGATCTATGCCAGCGCCTGCCAAACTCAAGGCATCCCTGTGGTTGGGTGGAGACAGGCTACCCCTTGTGGTTAGTTATTCTTCCGTCTTATTGTTTTACTTATTACTTACATTTTTTATCCAAGTGAGGCCCCTTGAAAAAAAATCTAGTTTTCATGGGAGTCCTGGCCAAGAGGTTGTAGCACACAGCATAGCATGGAACCCAGTGAAGAACATGCATTTCTTCTTCAAAATACTGTTTATCAAACCCAGTTTTAACAAACCCCTTTTTCTTATGCCTGTTGTTTACCCACCTCAGAACTGATTctgatttgtttcattttgctgCACATTGGGGCCTAAGAAAGTGACAGTGTTTCCTTTTCCAAATTTTGTTGCAGTATGTTCCAATTTGTTTCTCAAACTTTTCTCATAGATGATGCACATCTAGTGTGGCTGTCGTTGTGCGAGAAAAACATGCCAGAAATACCTTTATTAAATGACAGATATAGCTCTTGTGCCAAATTTTTTGTTGAGTTTCAGCCAACACATTCCTTACACCTCTTGTCAACCACTCAAAATTATTCAGATTAAAGTCATTGTAACACAAGTGAGGCTAAGTGACAGACTCATTCCAAATTTATAGATTCTCAAGACATTCCCGGAGTTACAACCAAAATGTATCAACAAAGATACAAATTTCGCCATCATTCGGGATCCTGACAGATTAAATGACTGGCACGTGTTTCCTGTTTGGTGCCTAGTGCTGACGTGCCCACTGAACAGCCACTATGCCAGCTGCATGACGGCGTGCCAGCCCCAGTGTGCCCCGGCACGCGGGCAGCGTGACTGTAACCTTTACTGTGTGGAGGGCTGCCAGTGCGACCAGGGCTACGTCATCAACGGCAAGAGCTGCATTCTTAACCAGAACTGCGGCTGCTACACTGAGAGCAAGTACTACGAGGTGaggctctcctcccctctctactctctctcctcccctctctactctctctccatcactctctactctctatcactctctactctctctccctcactctcaaccactctctactctctctccaccactctctactctctcactctgtactctctccctcactctccacctctctactctctcccccctcactctccctctctactcTCTGCCCTCTCACTCTCAATCACTCTGTActctctcttcactctctctactctctctccccccctcactctccctcactctctctccatcactctctctctccgtgcgttccctccctcccagccCAAGCAGCTGTTCTGGAACAGCGACTGCACCAAGCGCTGCCAGTGCATCGGGCGGAACCTGATCCAGTGCGACCCGCGCCGCTGCAAGTCGGACGACGAGTGCGCCCTGCGGCACGGCGTCCGGGGCTGCTTCGCCCGCCGCAGCCAGCACTGCGTGGCCTCAGGCGGGGGCGTCTTCCGCACCTTCGACGGGGCCTCCCTGCGCCTCCCCGCCTCCTGCTCCTTCGTCCTCTCCACCATCTGCCACAAGCTGCCCGAGCTCTCCTTCCAGCTCATCGCCAACTTCGACAAGTGGAGCACGCCCAACCTCACCACCATCTCCCACGCCTACCTCTACATCAACGAGGAGAACATCCTCATCTCCGGCAGCACTGTCAAGGTCTGTGGGTAGGACGCTTCTTTTTTTATGCCAGGTTGGGAACTATCGTGGCACAAGGCTTTCCCTCCTTCGACCTTCCTCCCTTTAATGATGGAGCTCATTCCATGATTAAGCCATGCTTATCACTAGGCCTGGGGTAGATTTAAAGACAAATTAAGAAATTTAAATCTTCCTAAACAATGTAAAACAGGTATTCAGTTGcgattttaaaatgatttttgtaTCCTGAAagcaacaaaattattattcagCTCACTTTTGGAGGATTTGGTACTGGTTATTTGGAGACCATGTTTCTTGTGTCATCCACATTTTATCAATGTAGAATGGACAGGCCATGTCAGACCTTCACTGACAAAGCCTACTTTCctgtttaaaattttttaaagcattaagCGTTCACCTTGACTCAATGAACACTTTCAATACAAGTGACTACACAAGGTCATTAAAAGTAGACAATCTATAGTTTGATCGAGAGGAGCTGCATGTACTTACAAATGGATTATGGGTATCATTAAGGCAGATATAATTATACCTTATACCTACCTGCCCTAATCAGATTTCTATGGCAAATCACTGATCATGTAATCATGATAAAGTTCATGCTATTGTTAACGATTGcagttgatgtgtgagtgtgtttgcttgCACATGTGCGTATGATACGTGTTTGTGAATGcgtgagggcgtgtgtgtgtgtttgttcccGTTCTGCATTTACATGGCTGCGTATGCTCGCGCATTTGTTCcttgcttgtgtatgtgtgttcatgagCACGCGTGTGCCGATCAGGTGAACGGCACGCCTGTGTCCGTGCCCTTCGTCACGGGCCTGATGACCAGGGTCTCCACGGCGGAAGGCTTTCTGGTCATCGACACGGTACAGGACATCCAGGTGCGCTACAACCGCTTCAACACCCTGACCATCTCCATGGGGCCGCGGCTCCAGAACAAGGTCTGCGGCCTGTGCGGCAACTTCAATGGAGACCCCACCGACGACTACATCACCTCACGGGGCAAACCGGCGCTCAGTGCCCTGGAGCTGGCTCAGAGCTGGAAGACCAACGGCATGCAGAACAGGTGAGGTATAATTAAGCACAACCGTGGAGTGGTGGAAAACCCCTGTAGCCACGGCTGTATAAATGATACAGCACAGCCTCGAGTGCagtattgcttttaaaaaatggttaCAAACAGTCTTTCTGCAATAGCTCACTGCTTCGGATTTACAATCACTTTAGAACAAGGTCTCAGCCATGGTTGAAACTCAGATGGttgaaataacacattttataatATATGTTAACAGAATACATTGAATATACCATGTTATTAGTCCCATGTTATTAGTCCCATTTTGAATGGTCCGTAGTACTGAGATATTTACTGTGCTTGATGTTGTTTACCTGTTGCTGTAAACAGTTTTCCTATTAAGACAGTAAAGTATAAAGTAGGAAACCAATTAAGAAACTCTCTTTCAAAGACTGCATtgtgtaaagaaataaaatgaataaatgaatgcgCTTTTCTCACGTCTGCGTGTTTTGCGGCTCTCCAGCTGTGACGAGACCCAGTACGTGGCTCTGGCGCAGTCCTGCGACAACACGGCAGTGTCGGAGTTGCAGGGCGAGGACGGCTGCCAGAAGCTCACCCAGATGAAGGGCTTCTTCCAGCCCTGCCACGGCCTGCTGGACCCGGGGCCCTTCTACCAGTCCTGCTACCTGGACGGCTGCTATAACCACCGCAAGGCCCAGGTGTGCGGCTCCTTGGCCGCCTACGCCGAGGCCTGCCGCTCCTTCGGGACGCTCACCACCAAGTGGATCGCTCAGGAGAACTGCTGTAAGGGGACAGCGCCGCCTGTTGGGTAGGAGGTAGAAGCAGGGacgggcagcatttcaagtgcATGCATTGCAAATGTGTACTTGCATGCATGTATTTCAGTATGCAGTACTGGTTCCTTCATAGATGTGGTTTCTATATCTGTGCCTTGTGCAATGAAACTTAGCTCTCCACCATTTTGAATGTAGGTCATAGATGGTTTATTGGATCTAGTTGTTTAGTAATTTTTGCATTGAAATGGAATttgtaaaatacacatgtaACAACCTGTCCAATTAGCCTTTTTGATACATTCTAA contains:
- the tecta gene encoding alpha-tectorin, with amino-acid sequence MVKPSTPLVLIHLICILALRALSQDILYPFGQAYRDSETPKMDDGSSTELFLLIPFIYFNVPHRSIYINNNGVISFNVQVSQFTPEAFPLTDSRSFIAPFWADVHNGIRGDVYYRESTEPDILERASQDVRKHFKNMPSFRATWSFIATWHQVTFYGGSQTTPVNTFQCVLISDGVLFFAMFNYGEITWSTGTASGGDPLTGLGGTTAQSGFNGGDISHFFNLPGSRSNDVVNIELTTNVNMPGRWIFRIDTDQIDPANGCSFNGRFYRRGEVFWLSDQCSQRCRCLDLGNEVICQEALCGQLETCEQLEGAYHCQPTRTSTCVVFGDPHYHTFDGFLYHFQGTCSYLLARPCWEVPGLPAFSVEAKNENRGVPSVSWLRDITVEVYGHRVTLPKGTLGTVQVDGLMKTLPVQLQLGAVRVYQSGVAVALEADFGLLVTYDGQHYASISLPSSFFNNTCGLCGNYNDDPADDPVLPDGSLAETVVELGGGWHVEDADWRCTDGCAHNCSLCDPAIESFYFRPDYCGIINKTDGPFRDCRSVVDPTAFVYSCVYDMCSNRDNITTLCQAIQAYALACQALGVTIRSWRSRSFCALTCPEFSRYQVCTSSCPASCSDLTSHLYCVHPCTEGCQCDEGYVLSGNRCVRREDCGCERDGLYYPQNESFWAGSPGECSQRCHCGPEGEISCFDDSCGDGEVCAAELGWLGCYPRRESTCVLSQSQVLSTFDGTSLSFPDENSYFLVKSCGMGVGSGAAARNLSTLEVKIGRKLMNKGPGWVRPVVARVGALEVQLGGSDFNVVKLNSEPIQLPYVHPLETLLVYRAPGNATVVEWTGLVRVQYARHGLLNVTISTRYYNATCGLCGYPNGNGSDDLRLPNGRQAENAELFAEGWRAIADDLTCNGDCDDLYRVCVDLRLYQSPWLCGNINEPSNSSFLACHDAVSPSPFFRNCLYNMCVREGNRSALCSSLQAYASACQDAQINLGAWRSATSCPLPCPENSHFEECTSACPITCTDLEPERPCPLPCSEGCQCEDGYALKEGLCVPKSDCGCQHRGRHMATNETFWMDWECQERCFCNGSDNRVYCHIAPCGTQEYCTENSGLYFCQPRTEAVCSAAGYGHFLPFGGMPFELQSSCSLRLLTTNCGREGYGEGAGGGLEEEDSDGGEVFPHFVLSARNEDRDTGQAIWVKGFVLEVYDYEIEVSRSYKHTITVNKERLYLPLKLGPGRINIFMLGLQLVLETDFGLKVAFDWNTLLLLTIPRSLQNATCGLCQGLPPAPPLFTPTDWGMAWAERDNFCQVGCGDTCPRCGLVERGLAADSDLVTENGNGNGNGNNNGNGNGNNNENPGSRFHLGEGLYGYVEPEAVKLCGLIVDRRGVFSRCHSKVPPAYFYQSCLQDTCMDQGAQETICNWLQIYASACQTQGIPVVGWRQATPCVLTCPLNSHYASCMTACQPQCAPARGQRDCNLYCVEGCQCDQGYVINGKSCILNQNCGCYTESKYYEPKQLFWNSDCTKRCQCIGRNLIQCDPRRCKSDDECALRHGVRGCFARRSQHCVASGGGVFRTFDGASLRLPASCSFVLSTICHKLPELSFQLIANFDKWSTPNLTTISHAYLYINEENILISGSTVKVNGTPVSVPFVTGLMTRVSTAEGFLVIDTVQDIQVRYNRFNTLTISMGPRLQNKVCGLCGNFNGDPTDDYITSRGKPALSALELAQSWKTNGMQNSCDETQYVALAQSCDNTAVSELQGEDGCQKLTQMKGFFQPCHGLLDPGPFYQSCYLDGCYNHRKAQVCGSLAAYAEACRSFGTLTTKWIAQENCSEWIYDPCVGEICSNNTCEQDNGGDLCGCPELPSSDSGEDDIIQAEVTCKHAQMEVSISKCKLFQLGFEREDVHINDQHCPGIEGEDFISFQINNTKGHCGSIVQSNGTHIMYKNTVWIESVNNTGNVITRDKTINVEFSCAYELDIKISLDTVLKPMLSVINLTLPTQEGNFITKMALYKNASYRHPYREGEVVLSTRDVLFVGVFVEGADKHQLILIVNMCWATPSRYSSDRLRYIIIEKGCPNIKDSTIAMAENGVSLTCRFHVTVFKFIGDYDEVHLHCDVSLCDSETDACKVNCPHRRMYTDYSQHKEQILTVGPIRRREADWCEENNGGCEQICTSQVIGAVCSCVTGTLQRDGKTCLATSSSNSDPRPLVLLLVFSAVAGRFLVHIPNGSS